From a region of the Geothrix sp. 21YS21S-2 genome:
- a CDS encoding Ldh family oxidoreductase → MKWVEAYPNQYQDCVWLDFTYLEGFMRDALAAAGVPGPDAAVIADVLIESDRRGIDSHGIGRLKPIYIDRIRDGILDPVTRVKVVRDRKTVTVLDGQNGMGHVVARQAMETTIAKARAHGMGMTAVRNSTHYGIAGYYASMAAQAGMIGITGTNARPSIAPTFGVENMLGTNPLTIGFPTDEDFPFILDCATSVTQRGKIESYARMGKDLVPGWVIDEEGRTRTDTAQVLVDLTLGKAALTPLGGIGEEMAGFKGYGYATVVEVLSAALQDGAYLKLLNGLDENGKKVPIPIGHFFMAVDIEEFIELARFKEIAGNIMRELRASRKAPGEEHIFTAGEKEHLAWQIRKEKGCPVGAALRKDMETLRKWYDLPYHFPWDA, encoded by the coding sequence ATGAAGTGGGTCGAAGCGTATCCGAACCAGTACCAGGACTGCGTCTGGCTTGATTTCACCTACCTCGAGGGGTTCATGCGGGACGCCCTCGCCGCCGCCGGCGTCCCCGGTCCGGACGCGGCCGTCATCGCCGACGTCCTCATCGAATCCGACCGGCGCGGCATCGATTCCCACGGCATCGGGCGGCTCAAGCCCATCTACATCGACCGCATCCGGGACGGCATCCTGGACCCCGTCACGCGCGTGAAGGTGGTGCGGGACCGCAAGACCGTCACGGTCCTGGACGGGCAGAACGGCATGGGCCACGTGGTGGCCAGGCAGGCCATGGAGACCACCATCGCCAAGGCCAGGGCCCACGGCATGGGCATGACCGCCGTGCGGAACTCCACCCACTACGGCATCGCCGGCTACTACGCCTCCATGGCCGCGCAGGCGGGGATGATCGGCATCACCGGCACCAACGCCCGCCCCTCCATCGCCCCCACCTTCGGCGTGGAGAACATGCTGGGCACCAATCCGCTGACCATCGGCTTCCCCACGGACGAGGACTTCCCCTTCATCCTCGACTGCGCCACGTCCGTCACCCAGCGGGGCAAGATCGAGAGCTACGCCCGCATGGGCAAGGACCTGGTGCCCGGCTGGGTCATCGACGAGGAGGGCCGCACGCGCACCGACACGGCCCAGGTGCTGGTGGACCTGACCCTGGGCAAGGCCGCCCTGACCCCCCTGGGCGGCATCGGCGAGGAGATGGCGGGCTTCAAGGGGTACGGCTACGCCACCGTCGTGGAAGTGCTCAGCGCGGCCCTGCAGGACGGCGCCTACCTCAAGCTGCTCAACGGCCTGGACGAGAACGGGAAGAAGGTCCCCATTCCCATCGGGCACTTCTTCATGGCCGTCGACATCGAGGAGTTCATCGAGCTGGCGCGGTTCAAGGAGATCGCAGGCAACATCATGCGGGAGCTGCGGGCGAGCCGGAAGGCCCCGGGCGAGGAGCACATCTTCACCGCGGGCGAGAAGGAGCACCTCGCCTGGCAGATCCGGAAGGAGAAGGGCTGCCCGGTGGGCGCCGCCCTGAGAAAGGACATGGAGACCTTGAGGAAGTGGTATGATCTGCCCTACCATTTCCCCTGGGACGCCTGA
- a CDS encoding S41 family peptidase, giving the protein MHQRTWLSLLTLPMVAMFTYPVVFHPVQEAPRKEVKPASTDPLAGLSDIQDVLSLIKDNYVDPPDMEKVITGGIQAALERAHPLNSYLTPEDLRLPDPGAGSIGIQVLKRQIYAQVMGVTAGSPAAKAGFQPGDVIRKVDGDSIGPMSSWTLERRLRGTPGSEVALLRYAAANGELKKISVKRELVARPPAFVRKEAKATLIGMEDLTPGRAVELQALLKELDHKLPLILDLRRCNGGSLNEAALVAGLLAGAGPLATVQETGKAPVAVAVIPAGLPTFAKVAVLQGPWTCGAAEALSSALKKQSVPVFGERTMGLGVERTRFPLRQGGAAEVVNKRWLGAGGEFLGVGGEKPAAMKARTDPAHPGDAVQAGVIPDHVFKNLKPEEDPIPRILEILEEKAKAAQLNIPRQNRRDPVLVSGLLRRVPADREPA; this is encoded by the coding sequence ATGCACCAGCGCACCTGGCTCTCCCTCCTGACTCTCCCCATGGTGGCGATGTTCACCTACCCGGTGGTCTTCCACCCGGTGCAGGAAGCGCCGCGCAAGGAGGTCAAGCCCGCCAGCACCGATCCCCTGGCCGGCCTCTCCGACATCCAGGACGTGCTGTCCCTCATCAAGGACAACTACGTCGATCCCCCGGACATGGAGAAGGTCATCACCGGCGGCATCCAGGCCGCCCTGGAACGGGCCCATCCCCTGAACTCCTACCTCACCCCCGAGGACCTGCGCCTTCCCGATCCCGGGGCCGGCTCCATCGGGATCCAGGTGCTCAAGCGCCAGATCTACGCCCAGGTCATGGGCGTGACCGCCGGCAGTCCCGCCGCCAAGGCCGGCTTCCAGCCCGGGGACGTGATCCGCAAGGTGGACGGCGATTCCATCGGTCCCATGAGCAGTTGGACCCTGGAGCGCAGGCTGCGCGGGACGCCGGGTTCCGAGGTCGCCCTCCTGCGCTATGCGGCCGCCAACGGCGAGCTGAAGAAGATCTCCGTCAAGCGCGAGCTGGTCGCCCGTCCCCCCGCATTCGTGCGCAAGGAGGCCAAGGCCACCCTCATCGGCATGGAGGACCTGACCCCCGGCCGGGCGGTCGAACTCCAGGCCCTGCTGAAGGAACTGGACCACAAGCTGCCCCTCATCCTGGACCTGCGCCGCTGCAACGGCGGCAGCCTCAACGAGGCCGCCCTGGTGGCGGGCCTCCTGGCGGGCGCCGGACCGCTGGCCACCGTGCAGGAGACGGGCAAGGCCCCCGTCGCCGTGGCCGTCATTCCCGCCGGCCTGCCGACCTTCGCCAAGGTGGCCGTGCTCCAGGGCCCCTGGACCTGCGGCGCCGCCGAGGCCCTGTCCTCGGCCCTCAAGAAGCAGTCCGTGCCCGTCTTCGGCGAGCGCACCATGGGGCTGGGCGTGGAACGCACCCGCTTCCCCCTGCGCCAGGGCGGCGCCGCGGAAGTCGTGAACAAGCGCTGGCTGGGCGCCGGCGGCGAGTTCCTGGGCGTGGGCGGCGAGAAGCCCGCCGCCATGAAGGCCCGGACCGACCCCGCGCACCCCGGGGACGCCGTCCAGGCCGGCGTCATCCCCGATCACGTCTTCAAGAACCTGAAGCCGGAGGAGGACCCCATCCCGCGGATCCTTGAGATCCTGGAGGAGAAGGCCAAGGCCGCCCAGCTGAACATCCCGCGGCAGAACCGGCGCGACCCGGTGCTGGTGTCCGGGCTGCTGCGAAGGGTCCCGGCGGACCGGGAACCGGCCTAG
- a CDS encoding adenosylcobalamin-dependent ribonucleoside-diphosphate reductase, translated as MQISRSFTKSGQDPLAGIPFVGRTSRITKLDGTVVFEAKDVMVPESWSQVAVDILAQKYFRRKGIDAANGGEKDARQVFHRLAGCWRHWGEEHGYFDTPADAQAFYDELVYMLANQMCAPNSPQWFNTGLHYAYGIAGPAQGHSYVDPLTGAMCQSTSAYERPQPHACFIQSVEDDLVNPGGIMDLWTREARIFKYGSGTGTNFSKVRGATENLSGGGCSSGLMSFLAVGDRAAGAIKSGGTTRRAAKMVCLDLDHPDVEAFIDWKVTEERKVAMMAAGSIVLGRTWNALCEAVEGSTTRDADPRTNEKLRKALARAKGEGVASAFLSQSMSRLAQGDFARDLKTYDTGWDGEAYATVGGMNSNNSVRVPDQFMRALEKDGDWYLERRTDGKVHKTLKARDLWAKVNYAAWACADPGIQFDTTINDWHTCPSDGPINASNPCSEYMFLDDTACNLASLNLCSFLTPDGGFDLAGYRHAIRLWTIVLEISVLMAQFPSERIAQLSYDFRTLGLGYANLGAMLMRLGIPYDSEAGIQWCAALTAILTGDAYAASAEMAGQLGPFAGYQLNREAMLRVIRNHRRAAYDAPASEYEQLSITPQGLKGNLLPKSILDASRDSWDRALALGEAHGFRNAQVTVLAPTGTIGLLMDCDTTGVEPDFALVKFKKLAGGGYFKLVNRAIPEAMMRLGYNPSQIRDIERHVVGWLEITDETPGITRSRLLAKGWTVEELKAIEDKLPTAFDPAYVIPVDRLKKDFGEEDAQTFLDALAGTMTVEGAPHLKDEHLPIFDCANRCGRKGQRFIAPMGHIRMMGAAQPFLSGAISKTINLPAEATVEEVGAIYKASWQYMLKAVALYRDGSKMSQAIATNLDLLEGIDTLVDDEAPKAEKVHALSQALASQVVRTYRKKLPNRRGGYTQAATIGGTKLYLRTGEYEDGTLGEIFLDIHREGAGFRAVLNCFAIAVSMGLQHGVPLEEFCEAFLFTRFEPNGMVQGSDTVKFSTSLIDFVFRELAISYLGRYELAQVEPEQLMQMTGGNGNHKPESQALASAAIGGMTPLFPESETAPAPQPAPAMAAHGHPAPGAAKPATTPSAFMSARQKGYTGDPCPECGHLTLVRNGACLKCQTCGATTGCS; from the coding sequence TGACGAGCTGGTCTACATGCTCGCCAACCAGATGTGCGCCCCCAACAGCCCCCAGTGGTTCAACACGGGCCTCCACTACGCCTACGGCATCGCCGGCCCCGCCCAGGGCCACAGCTACGTGGATCCGCTCACCGGGGCCATGTGCCAGTCCACCTCCGCCTACGAGCGCCCGCAGCCCCATGCGTGCTTCATCCAGAGCGTCGAGGACGACCTGGTGAATCCCGGCGGGATCATGGACCTGTGGACCCGCGAGGCCCGGATCTTCAAGTACGGCAGCGGCACCGGCACCAACTTCTCCAAGGTCCGCGGCGCCACCGAGAACCTCTCGGGGGGCGGCTGCTCCTCGGGCCTCATGTCCTTCCTGGCGGTGGGCGACCGCGCCGCGGGCGCCATCAAGTCCGGCGGCACCACCCGCCGCGCCGCCAAGATGGTCTGCCTGGACCTGGACCACCCCGACGTGGAGGCCTTCATCGACTGGAAGGTCACCGAGGAGCGCAAGGTCGCCATGATGGCCGCCGGCAGCATCGTCCTGGGCCGCACCTGGAACGCGCTGTGCGAGGCCGTGGAGGGCTCCACCACCCGCGACGCCGATCCCCGCACCAACGAGAAGCTGCGCAAGGCCCTGGCCCGGGCCAAGGGGGAGGGCGTGGCCTCGGCCTTCCTCTCCCAGTCCATGAGCCGCCTCGCCCAGGGCGACTTCGCCCGGGACCTCAAGACCTACGACACGGGCTGGGACGGCGAGGCCTACGCCACGGTCGGCGGCATGAACTCCAACAACTCCGTGCGGGTCCCCGACCAGTTCATGCGCGCCCTGGAGAAGGACGGCGACTGGTACCTGGAGCGCCGCACCGACGGCAAGGTCCACAAGACCCTCAAGGCCCGCGACCTCTGGGCCAAGGTGAACTACGCCGCCTGGGCCTGCGCGGACCCCGGCATCCAGTTCGACACCACCATCAACGACTGGCACACCTGCCCTTCCGACGGCCCCATCAACGCCAGCAACCCCTGCTCGGAATACATGTTCCTGGACGACACCGCCTGCAACCTGGCGTCCCTGAACCTCTGCAGCTTCCTCACCCCCGACGGCGGGTTCGACCTGGCCGGGTACCGCCACGCCATCCGCCTCTGGACCATCGTGCTGGAGATCTCGGTCCTGATGGCCCAGTTCCCCTCCGAGCGCATCGCCCAGCTCTCCTATGACTTCCGCACCCTGGGCCTGGGCTACGCCAACCTGGGCGCCATGCTGATGCGCCTGGGCATCCCCTACGACAGCGAGGCCGGCATCCAGTGGTGCGCCGCGCTCACAGCCATCCTCACCGGCGACGCCTATGCCGCCAGCGCCGAGATGGCCGGGCAGCTGGGGCCCTTCGCGGGCTACCAGCTCAACCGCGAGGCCATGCTCCGCGTGATCCGCAACCACCGCCGGGCCGCCTACGACGCCCCCGCGTCGGAATACGAGCAGCTCTCCATCACGCCCCAGGGCCTCAAGGGGAACCTGCTGCCCAAGTCCATCCTGGACGCCTCCCGGGACAGCTGGGACCGCGCGCTGGCGCTGGGCGAGGCCCACGGCTTCCGCAACGCCCAGGTGACGGTGCTGGCTCCCACCGGGACCATCGGCCTGCTCATGGACTGCGACACCACCGGCGTCGAGCCGGACTTCGCCCTGGTCAAGTTCAAGAAGCTGGCCGGCGGCGGCTACTTCAAGCTCGTGAACCGCGCCATCCCCGAGGCCATGATGCGCCTGGGCTACAACCCCTCCCAGATCCGCGACATCGAGCGGCACGTGGTGGGCTGGCTGGAGATCACCGACGAGACCCCGGGCATCACCCGGAGCCGGCTGCTGGCCAAGGGCTGGACCGTCGAGGAGCTCAAGGCCATCGAGGACAAGCTCCCCACCGCCTTCGACCCCGCCTACGTGATCCCCGTGGACCGCCTGAAGAAGGACTTCGGGGAGGAGGACGCCCAGACCTTCCTGGACGCCCTGGCCGGCACCATGACGGTGGAGGGCGCCCCCCACCTCAAGGACGAGCACCTGCCCATCTTCGACTGCGCGAACCGCTGCGGCCGCAAGGGCCAGCGCTTCATCGCCCCCATGGGCCACATCCGCATGATGGGCGCCGCCCAGCCCTTCCTCAGCGGCGCCATCAGCAAGACCATCAACCTCCCCGCCGAAGCCACGGTGGAGGAGGTGGGCGCGATCTACAAGGCCTCCTGGCAGTACATGCTCAAGGCGGTCGCCCTCTACCGGGACGGCTCCAAGATGAGCCAGGCCATCGCCACCAACCTCGACCTCCTGGAGGGCATCGACACCCTCGTGGACGACGAGGCCCCCAAGGCCGAGAAGGTCCATGCCCTGAGCCAGGCCCTGGCCAGCCAGGTGGTGCGCACCTACCGCAAGAAGCTTCCCAACCGGCGCGGCGGCTACACCCAGGCCGCCACCATCGGCGGCACCAAGCTCTACCTCCGCACCGGCGAATACGAGGACGGGACCCTCGGAGAGATCTTCCTCGACATCCACCGCGAGGGCGCCGGGTTCCGGGCCGTGCTCAACTGCTTCGCCATCGCGGTGAGCATGGGCCTGCAGCACGGCGTGCCCCTGGAGGAGTTCTGCGAGGCCTTCCTCTTCACCCGCTTCGAGCCCAACGGCATGGTCCAGGGCAGCGACACGGTGAAGTTCTCCACCAGCCTGATCGATTTCGTGTTCCGGGAGCTGGCCATCAGCTACCTGGGCCGCTACGAGCTGGCCCAGGTGGAGCCCGAGCAGCTCATGCAGATGACCGGCGGGAACGGCAACCACAAGCCCGAGAGCCAGGCCCTGGCCTCGGCCGCCATCGGCGGCATGACCCCCCTGTTCCCGGAGTCCGAGACCGCCCCCGCGCCCCAGCCCGCCCCCGCCATGGCCGCCCACGGCCACCCGGCCCCCGGCGCCGCCAAGCCCGCCACCACGCCTTCCGCCTTCATGTCGGCGCGGCAGAAGGGCTACACCGGCGACCCCTGTCCCGAGTGCGGCCACCTGACCCTGGTGCGCAACGGCGCCTGCCTGAAGTGCCAGACCTGCGGCGCCACAACAGGCTGCAGTTAA
- the cutA gene encoding divalent-cation tolerance protein CutA — MINAVTIFTTCGSEETALTIAAAVVDQGYAACVNILPSIKSYYYYKGGTHLDEEVMLMIKTSRDRYDAVAQVITELHTYEIPEILMVPVEACSDSFLEWIEESVSREG, encoded by the coding sequence ATGATCAATGCCGTGACGATCTTCACCACCTGTGGCAGCGAAGAGACAGCCCTCACCATTGCCGCCGCGGTCGTGGACCAGGGGTATGCCGCCTGCGTCAATATCCTTCCTTCAATAAAAAGCTATTACTACTACAAGGGCGGCACCCACCTCGACGAGGAGGTGATGCTGATGATCAAGACCAGCCGCGACCGGTACGACGCGGTGGCCCAGGTCATCACCGAACTCCACACCTACGAGATTCCGGAGATCCTCATGGTCCCGGTCGAAGCATGCTCGGACAGTTTCCTCGAGTGGATCGAGGAATCGGTCTCCCGCGAAGGCTGA
- a CDS encoding glycosyltransferase — translation MTGRMYADSLVFTGGGTGGHFFPAVALAEGARARWDRPIAFVGATRGIEARLLPPGPWPFELLDVEGFVGRSPLRTLRAAWKLFRAWRILVNTWKVHRPWAVVGTGGYGAGPALLAARSLGIPYFLHESNASPGLLVKTLAKGADGVWCGMEEARGGLSGARCVLAGTPVREAFLREFQPLSAQRPPYRLLVLGGSGGARALNEAVFLAAPGLLERFPQWDLLHQTGPGPFADLAALDRHPRHKLAPFLEFMDRQLEAASLVVTRAGASTCAELKAAGRPAVIVPMPGSAGDHQVGNARAMEAEGRARVVLQGPGMHLHLAEEAARLMGDPAVLAGLSRAEPNRAVDICLDDLASRMQRSLH, via the coding sequence ATGACCGGACGCATGTATGCCGACAGCCTCGTGTTCACAGGGGGCGGGACGGGGGGGCACTTCTTCCCCGCCGTGGCCCTGGCCGAGGGGGCCCGGGCCCGCTGGGACCGGCCCATCGCCTTCGTGGGGGCCACCCGGGGCATCGAGGCGCGGCTCCTGCCCCCGGGCCCCTGGCCCTTCGAGCTGCTGGACGTGGAGGGCTTCGTGGGGCGCTCGCCCCTGAGGACCCTGCGCGCGGCCTGGAAGCTCTTCCGGGCCTGGCGGATCCTGGTCAACACCTGGAAGGTGCATCGCCCCTGGGCGGTGGTGGGGACCGGCGGCTACGGGGCCGGCCCGGCCCTCCTGGCCGCGCGGAGCCTGGGCATCCCCTACTTCCTCCACGAGTCCAACGCGAGCCCCGGGCTGCTGGTGAAGACCCTGGCAAAGGGGGCCGACGGCGTCTGGTGCGGCATGGAGGAGGCCCGCGGCGGCCTCTCCGGGGCCCGGTGCGTCCTGGCTGGGACGCCGGTGCGGGAGGCCTTCCTGCGGGAGTTCCAGCCCCTGTCGGCCCAGCGTCCGCCCTACCGGCTCCTGGTGCTGGGGGGCAGCGGCGGGGCCCGGGCCCTCAACGAGGCGGTGTTCCTGGCGGCTCCCGGGCTCCTGGAGCGGTTTCCCCAGTGGGACCTCCTCCACCAGACCGGCCCGGGGCCCTTCGCGGACCTGGCCGCCCTGGACCGGCATCCCCGGCACAAGCTGGCGCCCTTCCTGGAGTTCATGGACCGCCAGCTGGAGGCCGCCAGCCTCGTGGTGACCCGGGCCGGGGCCAGCACCTGCGCCGAGCTCAAGGCCGCGGGTCGCCCGGCCGTCATCGTGCCCATGCCGGGCAGCGCCGGCGACCACCAGGTGGGCAACGCCCGGGCCATGGAGGCCGAGGGCCGCGCCCGGGTCGTGCTCCAGGGGCCCGGGATGCACCTGCACCTGGCGGAGGAGGCGGCCCGGCTCATGGGGGATCCCGCCGTGCTGGCCGGACTGTCCCGCGCCGAACCCAACCGGGCGGTGGACATCTGCCTGGATGATCTCGCGTCCAGGATGCAAAGGAGCCTACACTAG
- a CDS encoding VCBS repeat-containing protein — MGSHPMNRLLWSAPLLAGLAAIQLSCSGDDHYYRVGTPTYPATWVAVADLDGDGRVDIVDAVHYEGGGVNASGWVSARLQDPASPGTYRDPVQTSAGDNPAFLVAARLSPSGNPGVVVVNRQLALSTRAANTVSVLFPDPAAPGGFKAPVALPVGARNPQAAAVGDLDGDTFPDVVVAADGASTLLLFTQQAPGGTFAAPVALAVGGEPTAAAVADVNGDGLPDIVATTSGNLVSVLLQDPAHPGTFLPHVDYGVGTRPVAVAVADLDGDGRPDLVVANNGTGLAPTTQGVSVLLQGAQAGTFQAAVTYDTGDSYASSVAVGDLDGDGRPDLVVANAGLPGYPGSVAVLIQDPAAGGTFKPAVRYGGVQGPGSVAIADIDGDGLKDLVIGDGALFVRFQITGRPGVFGPPAQYRQ, encoded by the coding sequence ATGGGCAGCCATCCGATGAACCGACTCCTGTGGAGCGCGCCTCTCCTGGCGGGGCTCGCGGCCATCCAGCTCTCCTGCTCGGGGGACGACCACTACTACCGGGTGGGCACCCCGACCTATCCCGCAACCTGGGTCGCCGTGGCCGACCTGGACGGGGACGGCCGGGTGGACATCGTGGACGCCGTCCACTACGAGGGCGGGGGCGTCAACGCCTCCGGGTGGGTCTCGGCCCGCCTCCAGGACCCCGCAAGCCCCGGCACCTACAGGGATCCCGTCCAGACCTCCGCCGGCGACAACCCGGCCTTCCTCGTGGCGGCCCGGCTCTCGCCTTCGGGCAACCCCGGCGTGGTGGTGGTGAACCGCCAGCTGGCCCTGAGCACCCGCGCGGCCAACACCGTCTCGGTCCTGTTCCCGGATCCGGCGGCACCCGGCGGCTTCAAGGCCCCCGTGGCCCTGCCGGTGGGCGCGCGCAACCCGCAGGCGGCGGCCGTGGGCGACCTGGACGGGGACACCTTCCCCGACGTGGTGGTGGCCGCCGACGGCGCCAGCACCCTGCTCCTGTTCACCCAGCAGGCCCCGGGCGGGACCTTCGCCGCCCCCGTGGCCCTGGCGGTGGGCGGGGAGCCCACGGCTGCCGCCGTCGCCGACGTCAACGGCGACGGGCTCCCGGACATCGTGGCCACCACGTCCGGCAACCTCGTCTCCGTGCTCCTGCAGGACCCCGCCCACCCCGGCACCTTCCTTCCGCACGTGGACTACGGCGTGGGCACCCGACCCGTGGCGGTGGCGGTCGCCGACCTGGACGGCGACGGCCGTCCCGACCTCGTGGTGGCCAACAACGGCACCGGTCTCGCCCCCACCACCCAGGGCGTCAGCGTCCTCCTCCAGGGCGCCCAGGCGGGCACCTTCCAGGCGGCGGTGACCTACGACACCGGCGATTCGTACGCCTCCTCCGTGGCCGTGGGCGACCTGGACGGCGACGGGCGCCCCGACCTCGTGGTGGCGAACGCGGGCCTGCCCGGCTACCCCGGCAGCGTCGCCGTGCTGATCCAGGACCCCGCCGCGGGCGGCACCTTCAAGCCGGCCGTGCGCTACGGCGGCGTCCAGGGGCCCGGCTCCGTCGCCATCGCCGACATCGACGGGGACGGCCTGAAGGACCTGGTGATCGGGGACGGCGCCCTCTTCGTGCGGTTCCAGATCACCGGCCGGCCCGGGGTCTTCGGGCCTCCCGCCCAGTACCGCCAATAG
- the glpX gene encoding class II fructose-bisphosphatase: protein MEMSLSGEFLSVVEQAAIACAVSIGNGNRKHSDWLAVESMRKSMEHLPIDGTIVIGEGERDEAPMLYVGEKLGLGMGHPAVDIAVDPLEGTNLCATGAPNAITVLAASEKGGLLHAPDLYMQKLCVGPASKGKVHLDATPAENLKAIALALHRKVSELTVVVLDRPRHDDLIEAIRTAGARIQLIGDGDLSAAISAAVSGTGIHAVMGIGGAPEGVISAAALKCLGGEIQGRLVVDTNTASREKAEAMGVDFNRIYFTDDLAPGEHIVFAACGVTRGNLLDGVHTFGDGVRTASLILNRHPRRVRFIDTVHVNEGEDITVRF, encoded by the coding sequence ATGGAAATGTCCCTCAGCGGAGAGTTTCTCAGCGTCGTGGAACAGGCCGCGATAGCCTGCGCCGTGAGCATCGGCAACGGCAACCGCAAGCACAGCGACTGGCTGGCCGTGGAGTCCATGCGCAAGAGCATGGAGCACCTGCCCATCGACGGCACCATCGTCATCGGCGAAGGCGAACGGGATGAAGCGCCGATGCTCTACGTGGGCGAGAAGCTCGGCCTGGGCATGGGCCACCCCGCCGTCGACATCGCCGTGGACCCCCTGGAAGGCACCAACCTCTGCGCCACCGGCGCCCCCAATGCCATCACCGTGCTGGCCGCCTCCGAGAAGGGCGGGCTGCTCCACGCCCCCGACCTCTACATGCAGAAGCTCTGCGTGGGCCCCGCGTCCAAGGGCAAGGTCCACCTGGACGCCACCCCCGCCGAGAACCTCAAGGCCATCGCCCTGGCCCTCCACCGCAAGGTGAGCGAGCTCACCGTGGTGGTGCTGGACCGGCCCCGGCACGACGACCTCATCGAGGCCATCCGCACCGCCGGCGCGCGCATCCAGCTCATCGGCGACGGCGACCTCTCCGCCGCCATCTCCGCCGCGGTCTCCGGCACGGGCATCCACGCCGTCATGGGCATCGGCGGCGCCCCCGAGGGCGTCATCTCCGCGGCTGCCCTCAAGTGCCTCGGCGGCGAGATCCAGGGCCGCCTCGTGGTGGACACGAACACCGCCAGCAGGGAGAAGGCCGAGGCCATGGGCGTCGACTTCAACCGCATCTACTTCACCGACGACCTGGCCCCCGGCGAGCACATCGTCTTCGCGGCCTGCGGCGTCACCCGCGGCAACCTCCTGGACGGCGTCCACACCTTCGGCGACGGCGTGCGCACCGCGAGCCTGATCCTGAACCGCCACCCCCGGCGGGTGCGCTTCATCGACACGGTCCACGTGAACGAGGGCGAGGACATCACGGTCCGGTTCTAG
- a CDS encoding GNAT family N-acetyltransferase codes for MTFTVRKAELHEGHALGQFAEACFRESFGYLFPEEALDLLCSKAFTTPVMEGLIRNGTWIAVGEEGWRGYLALSADPCPVEGLAKPHLELSRLYVPAPWMGQGVSDALMTAFLDDARAKGTRGVWLEAFEGNPRALRFYKRWGFKDLAGSVKIREGLHLPHRILASDLSVVIQ; via the coding sequence ATGACCTTCACCGTCAGGAAAGCGGAACTCCATGAAGGCCACGCCCTGGGACAGTTCGCGGAAGCCTGCTTCCGGGAGTCCTTCGGCTACCTCTTCCCCGAGGAGGCCCTGGACCTCCTGTGCTCCAAGGCCTTCACCACGCCCGTGATGGAGGGCCTCATCCGCAACGGCACCTGGATCGCGGTGGGCGAGGAGGGCTGGCGGGGCTACCTGGCCCTCTCCGCGGATCCGTGCCCCGTGGAGGGCCTGGCCAAGCCCCACCTGGAGCTTTCGAGGCTGTACGTGCCCGCCCCGTGGATGGGGCAGGGGGTCTCCGACGCCCTGATGACCGCGTTCCTGGACGACGCGAGGGCCAAGGGGACCCGGGGCGTGTGGCTGGAGGCCTTCGAGGGCAACCCCAGGGCGCTGCGGTTCTACAAGCGTTGGGGCTTCAAGGACCTGGCGGGCAGCGTGAAGATCCGGGAGGGCCTGCACCTGCCGCACCGGATCCTGGCCAGCGACCTGAGCGTGGTCATCCAGTAG
- a CDS encoding divergent polysaccharide deacetylase family protein translates to MATRRGGRASTPRLAALAVLMFALGLGIGALFTSQSCSKKGRLPGDEEKAPPKPAPKPKPRKPEPVPPAPTPAPAPEPKSALPKLAVVIDDLGYAPTELVTRLCAQPVPLSVAVLPYQEHTRASADIAHERGKEVMLHLPMEPVGYPAPGKDPGPEAVMFDLKEPDLRARVRKALADVPWRKGVNNHMGSRITPDRTRMRWILEEIRAKKCFFVDSRTEKESVAYDVARELSVPTVQRKVFLDDDKSFAEMKKQWERALGIAAKEGHAVIIGHIYPETVEALEKLIPAAKGRVQFVRAGDLAR, encoded by the coding sequence GTGGCGACCCGACGCGGGGGCCGAGCCTCCACGCCCCGCCTGGCCGCGTTGGCCGTGCTCATGTTCGCGCTGGGCCTGGGAATCGGCGCCCTGTTCACCTCCCAGTCCTGCTCGAAGAAGGGCCGCCTTCCCGGGGACGAGGAGAAGGCTCCGCCCAAGCCCGCCCCCAAGCCCAAGCCCCGCAAGCCCGAACCGGTCCCGCCCGCGCCAACGCCCGCTCCCGCGCCCGAGCCGAAGTCGGCCCTGCCGAAGCTGGCGGTGGTCATCGACGACCTGGGCTACGCTCCCACCGAGCTGGTCACGCGCCTGTGCGCCCAGCCCGTGCCCCTCTCCGTGGCGGTCCTGCCCTACCAGGAGCACACCCGCGCCAGCGCCGACATCGCCCACGAACGCGGCAAGGAGGTGATGCTCCACCTCCCCATGGAGCCCGTGGGCTACCCGGCCCCCGGCAAGGACCCCGGCCCCGAGGCCGTGATGTTCGACCTCAAGGAGCCCGACCTGCGGGCCCGGGTGCGCAAGGCCCTGGCCGACGTCCCCTGGCGCAAGGGCGTGAACAACCACATGGGCTCGCGCATCACCCCCGACCGCACCCGCATGCGGTGGATCCTGGAGGAGATCCGGGCGAAGAAGTGCTTCTTCGTGGACAGCCGCACCGAGAAGGAATCCGTGGCCTATGACGTGGCCCGGGAGCTGTCCGTGCCCACCGTCCAGCGCAAGGTCTTCCTGGACGACGACAAGAGCTTCGCGGAGATGAAGAAGCAGTGGGAGCGGGCCCTGGGCATCGCGGCCAAGGAGGGTCACGCCGTGATCATCGGGCACATCTACCCGGAGACGGTGGAGGCCCTAGAAAAGCTCATCCCGGCTGCGAAGGGGAGGGTGCAGTTCGTGCGGGCCGGAGATTTGGCGCGGTAG